In Lutra lutra chromosome 6, mLutLut1.2, whole genome shotgun sequence, the following are encoded in one genomic region:
- the LOC125102611 gene encoding LOW QUALITY PROTEIN: adenylosuccinate lyase-like (The sequence of the model RefSeq protein was modified relative to this genomic sequence to represent the inferred CDS: deleted 1 base in 1 codon), whose product MRQDLQEMQVMGGDPESWLDLCEAESENYTAIQSLHKICTDIRLLANLKEMEEPFEKQQIGSSAMPYKQNPMCSERCCSLARHLMTLIMDPLQTASMQWFERTLDDSANRRICLAEAFLTADTILNTLQNISEGLVVYPKVTERRIRQGLPFMAAENIIMAMVEAGGNRQDCHEKIRVLSQQAAAVVKQEGGDNDLIERIQADAYFSPIHSQLDHLLDPSSFTGRASQQVQRFLEEEVYPLLKPYESVMKVKAELCL is encoded by the exons ATGAGGCAAGACTTGCAGGAGATGCAGGTGATGGGGGGAGATCCGGAGAGCTGGCTTGACTTGTGCGAGGCAG AGTCAGAAAATTACACTGCTATACAGTCTTTGCACAAGATTTGTACCGACATACGACTCCTGGCAAACCTCAAGGAGATGGAGGAACCCTTCGAAAAACAGCAGATTGGCTCAAGTGCGATGCCATACAAGCAGAACCCTATGTGCTCAGAGCGGTGCTGCAGCCTCGCCCGTCACCTGATGACCCTGATCATGGACCCGCTGCAGACGGCATCTATGCAGTGGTTTGAGCGCACACTGGATGATAGCGCCAATCGACGTATCTGTTTGGCTGAGGCATTTCTCACTGCAGATACGATACTGAATACGCTGCAGAACATTTCTGAAGGATTGGTGGTGTACCCTAAAGTAACTGAACGACGCATTCGGCAAGGGCTGCCTTTCATGGCCGCAGAGAACATCATCATGGCCATGGTGGAAGCT GGGGGGAACCGCCAGGATTGCCATGAGAAAATCAGAGTGCTTTCCCAGCAGGCAGCTGCTGTGGTCAAGCAGGAAGGGGGTGACAATGACCTCATAGAGCGAATCCAGGCCGATGCCTACTTCAGTCCCATTCACTCCCAGTTGGACCATCTACTGGATCCTTCTTCGTTTACAGGTCGTGCATCCCAACAGGTGCAGAGATTCTTAGAAGAGGAGGTATATCCCCTGCTGAAACCATATGAAAGTGTAATGAAGGTGAAAGCAGAATTATGTCTGTAG